One part of the Pseudomonas sp. MYb118 genome encodes these proteins:
- a CDS encoding ATP-binding cassette domain-containing protein, which translates to MSADNAYAVELKGLTFKRGARSIFNNVDIRIPRGKVTGIMGPSGCGKTTLLRLMGAQLRPTKGEVWVNGQNLPKLSRSDLFDARKHMGVLFQSGALFTDLDVFENVAFPLRVHTELPEEMIRDIVLLKLQAVGLRGAIDLMPEELSGGMKRRVALARAIALDPQILMYDEPFVGQDPIAMGVLVRLIRLLNDALGITSIVVSHDLAETASIADYIYIVGEGQVLGQGTPAELLNSQEPRIRQFMTGEPDGPVAYHFPATDYRADLLGKR; encoded by the coding sequence ATGAGTGCCGATAACGCCTACGCGGTCGAGCTGAAGGGACTGACCTTCAAGCGCGGTGCGCGCAGCATTTTCAATAACGTCGATATCCGCATTCCGCGCGGCAAGGTCACCGGCATCATGGGGCCTTCCGGGTGTGGCAAGACCACACTGTTGCGTTTGATGGGGGCCCAGTTGCGGCCGACCAAGGGCGAAGTCTGGGTCAACGGTCAGAACCTGCCGAAGTTGTCGCGCAGCGATCTGTTCGATGCACGCAAGCACATGGGTGTGCTGTTCCAGAGTGGCGCGCTGTTCACCGACCTCGATGTGTTCGAGAACGTCGCCTTTCCGCTACGGGTTCATACTGAGCTGCCGGAAGAAATGATCCGCGACATCGTGCTGCTCAAATTGCAGGCAGTCGGCCTGCGCGGCGCCATCGACCTGATGCCCGAGGAACTGTCCGGCGGCATGAAGCGTCGTGTCGCACTGGCCCGGGCGATTGCCCTGGACCCGCAGATCCTCATGTATGACGAACCGTTCGTTGGCCAGGACCCGATCGCCATGGGCGTGCTGGTGCGCCTGATCCGTCTGCTCAACGATGCCCTGGGCATCACCAGTATCGTGGTTTCCCACGACCTGGCCGAGACCGCGAGCATCGCCGACTACATCTATATCGTCGGTGAGGGCCAGGTCCTGGGGCAGGGCACGCCCGCAGAGTTGCTGAACTCGCAGGAGCCACGGATTCGCCAATTCATGACCGGCGAACCCGACGGCCCGGTCGCATACCACTTTCCAGCGACGGATTACCGCGCAGATCTTCTGGGGAAGCGTTGA
- the mlaE gene encoding lipid asymmetry maintenance ABC transporter permease subunit MlaE, which yields MRKTSLLERIRRFGHAGIDVLAAFGRSTIFLFHALLGRGGIGGGFGLLVRQLHSVGVMSLVIIVVSGIFIGMVLALQGFNILSSYGSEQAVGQMVALTLLRELGPVVTALLFAGRAGSALTAEIGNMKSTEQLSSLEMIGVDPLKYIIAPRLWAGFISLPVLAMIFSVVGIWGGSWVAVDWLGVYEGSYWSNMQNSVTFTDDVLNGIIKSVVFAFVVTWIAVFQGYDCEPTSEGISRATTKTVVYASLAVLGLDFILTALMFGDF from the coding sequence ATGCGCAAGACTTCTCTCCTGGAACGCATTCGCCGTTTCGGCCACGCCGGCATCGACGTGCTGGCGGCGTTCGGTCGTTCGACCATTTTCCTGTTCCACGCCCTGCTGGGGCGCGGCGGCATTGGCGGCGGGTTCGGCCTGCTGGTCCGGCAGCTGCACTCGGTGGGTGTGATGTCCCTGGTGATCATCGTCGTCTCCGGGATATTCATCGGCATGGTGCTGGCGCTGCAAGGCTTCAACATCCTCTCCAGCTACGGTTCGGAGCAGGCGGTCGGGCAGATGGTCGCCCTGACCCTGCTGCGGGAACTGGGCCCGGTGGTCACGGCGTTGCTGTTCGCCGGTCGTGCCGGTTCGGCCCTGACGGCGGAAATCGGCAACATGAAATCCACCGAGCAGTTGTCCAGCCTGGAAATGATCGGTGTCGACCCGCTCAAGTACATCATCGCCCCGCGCCTGTGGGCCGGCTTCATTTCCCTGCCGGTGCTGGCGATGATTTTCAGCGTGGTGGGTATCTGGGGCGGTTCGTGGGTAGCCGTCGACTGGCTGGGTGTGTATGAAGGTTCCTATTGGTCCAACATGCAAAACAGCGTGACGTTCACCGACGATGTGCTCAACGGCATCATCAAAAGTGTCGTCTTTGCCTTTGTCGTGACCTGGATCGCCGTATTCCAAGGCTATGACTGCGAGCCCACATCCGAGGGGATCAGTCGTGCCACTACCAAGACCGTGGTGTATGCCTCGCTGGCTGTACTCGGCCTGGACTTTATTTTGACCGCCTTGATGTTTGGAGATTTCTGA
- the mlaD gene encoding outer membrane lipid asymmetry maintenance protein MlaD yields MQNRTLEIGVGLFLLAGILALLLLALRVSGLSPSPSTETYKLYAYFDNIAGLTVRAKVTMAGVTIGKVTAIDLDRDSFTGRVTMQLEKRVDNLPADSTASILTAGLLGEKYIGISVGGEEALLKEGGTIHDTQSSLVLEDLIGKFLLNTVSKDAK; encoded by the coding sequence ATGCAAAACCGCACCCTGGAAATCGGTGTCGGCCTTTTCCTGCTGGCTGGCATCCTGGCTTTGCTGCTGCTGGCCTTGCGGGTCAGTGGCCTGTCGCCGAGCCCGAGCACCGAAACCTATAAACTTTATGCGTATTTCGACAATATCGCCGGTTTGACGGTCAGAGCTAAAGTGACCATGGCCGGTGTGACCATCGGCAAGGTGACGGCAATTGATCTGGACCGCGACAGTTTCACCGGTCGGGTGACGATGCAGCTGGAAAAGCGCGTGGATAACCTGCCGGCTGACTCTACTGCATCTATTCTGACGGCTGGCCTGTTGGGCGAGAAGTACATCGGCATCAGCGTGGGTGGCGAAGAAGCCCTGCTCAAGGAGGGTGGGACCATTCATGACACCCAGTCGTCGCTGGTGCTCGAGGACCTGATCGGTAAATTCCTGCTCAATACCGTTAGCAAAGACGCTAAATGA
- a CDS encoding phospholipid-binding protein MlaC, whose protein sequence is MISTLRRGLLVLLAALPLMAHAVAAPSAHDLVEDTTNRLLADLSANKEKYKQDPNDFYAALNEIVGPVVDAEGISKSIMTVKYSRKATPAQMKTFEENFKRGLFQFYGNALLEYNNQGIVVDPPKDESGERTSVGMTVKGNNGAIYPVSYTLEKIGGEWKLRNVIINGINIGKLFRDQFADAMQRNGNDLDKTINGWAGEVAKAKQASEKSPQ, encoded by the coding sequence ATGATTTCCACCTTACGACGCGGCCTGTTGGTATTACTCGCGGCCCTGCCGCTGATGGCACATGCGGTGGCGGCGCCTTCCGCGCACGATCTGGTCGAGGACACCACCAATCGCCTGTTGGCAGACCTGTCGGCCAACAAGGAAAAGTACAAGCAGGACCCGAACGACTTTTACGCGGCGCTGAATGAAATCGTCGGTCCGGTCGTGGACGCCGAAGGCATCTCCAAGAGCATCATGACGGTCAAGTACTCGCGCAAGGCTACGCCGGCGCAGATGAAGACCTTCGAGGAGAACTTCAAGCGCGGCCTGTTCCAGTTCTATGGCAACGCCCTGCTCGAGTACAACAACCAGGGGATCGTCGTCGATCCGCCCAAGGATGAGTCGGGCGAGCGCACCAGCGTTGGCATGACCGTCAAAGGCAACAATGGCGCGATCTATCCGGTGTCCTACACCCTGGAGAAGATCGGCGGCGAGTGGAAGCTGCGTAACGTGATCATCAACGGCATCAACATCGGCAAGCTGTTCCGCGATCAGTTCGCGGATGCGATGCAGCGCAATGGCAACGACCTGGACAAGACCATCAATGGTTGGGCCGGTGAAGTCGCCAAGGCCAAGCAAGCCAGCGAGAAGTCGCCGCAATGA
- a CDS encoding lipid asymmetry maintenance protein MlaB: MSVSAIRMTDSGEVMLSGMLDYRTGPGLRKQGRALIKASKAAALVVDCSGVLKSSSVGLSLLLCFMRDAQEAGKTLSIRAMPEDMREIAQVSDLTELLTHP, translated from the coding sequence ATGAGTGTGTCGGCGATTCGCATGACCGATTCCGGCGAGGTAATGCTCAGCGGCATGCTGGATTACCGCACCGGCCCCGGCCTGCGCAAGCAGGGCCGGGCGCTGATCAAGGCGAGCAAGGCCGCTGCCCTGGTGGTGGATTGCTCGGGCGTGCTGAAGTCCAGCAGTGTCGGCTTGTCGCTGTTGCTGTGTTTCATGCGTGACGCACAGGAAGCCGGCAAGACGCTGAGCATCCGTGCGATGCCCGAAGACATGCGTGAAATTGCCCAGGTCAGCGATCTGACCGAGCTTTTGACGCATCCCTAA
- a CDS encoding BolA family protein: MQAVEVKSFLEGKLPNAKVEVEGEGCNFQLNVISDELAALSPVKRQQQVYAHLNPWITDGSIHAVTMKFFSSAAWAERT, from the coding sequence ATGCAGGCCGTAGAAGTTAAGAGCTTCCTTGAAGGAAAGCTGCCGAACGCGAAAGTGGAAGTTGAAGGCGAAGGCTGCAATTTCCAGCTGAACGTGATTAGCGATGAACTGGCGGCGTTGAGCCCGGTGAAGCGTCAGCAGCAGGTCTATGCCCATTTGAACCCGTGGATCACCGATGGCAGCATCCATGCGGTCACTATGAAATTTTTCAGCAGCGCGGCCTGGGCCGAGCGCACCTGA
- the murA gene encoding UDP-N-acetylglucosamine 1-carboxyvinyltransferase, whose product MDKLIITGGTRLDGEIRISGAKNSALPILAATLLCDGPVTVANLPHLHDITTMIELFGRMGIEPVIDEKLAVEIDPRTIKTLVAPYELVKTMRASILVLGPMVARFGEAEVALPGGCAIGSRPVDLHIRGLEAMGAVIDVEGGYIKAKAPEGGLRGAHFFFDTVSVTGTENIMMAAALAKGRSVLANAAREPEVVDLANFLNAMGAKVSGAGTDTITIDGVERLHTTTYKVMPDRIETGTYLVAAAVTGGRVKVKDTDPTILEAVLEKLREAGAEITTGDDWIELNMHGKRPKAVNVRTAPYPAFPTDMQAQFISLNAIAEGTGAVIETIFENRFMHVYELHRMGAKIQVEGNTAIVTGTEKVKGAPVMATDLRASASLVISALIAEGDTLIDRIYHIDRGYECIEEKLQMLGAKIRRVPG is encoded by the coding sequence ATGGATAAATTGATTATTACCGGCGGCACTCGTCTTGATGGCGAAATCCGCATCTCCGGGGCAAAGAACTCTGCCCTGCCGATCCTGGCCGCCACTTTGCTGTGCGATGGCCCGGTCACGGTCGCCAACCTGCCGCACCTGCACGACATCACCACCATGATCGAGCTGTTCGGCCGCATGGGCATCGAGCCTGTGATCGACGAGAAGCTGGCGGTCGAAATCGACCCGCGCACCATCAAGACCCTGGTCGCTCCGTACGAACTGGTTAAAACCATGCGTGCGTCGATCCTGGTACTGGGCCCGATGGTCGCCCGTTTCGGTGAAGCCGAAGTCGCCTTGCCTGGCGGTTGCGCCATTGGCTCGCGTCCGGTGGACCTGCACATCCGCGGCCTGGAAGCCATGGGCGCGGTGATCGACGTCGAAGGCGGCTACATCAAGGCCAAGGCGCCTGAAGGTGGCCTGCGCGGTGCGCACTTCTTCTTCGACACCGTCAGTGTGACCGGTACCGAGAACATCATGATGGCCGCTGCCCTGGCCAAGGGCCGCAGCGTCCTGGCCAACGCCGCGCGCGAGCCGGAAGTGGTCGACCTGGCGAACTTCCTGAACGCCATGGGCGCCAAGGTTTCCGGCGCCGGCACCGACACCATCACCATTGATGGCGTCGAGCGCCTGCACACCACCACTTACAAAGTGATGCCCGACCGTATCGAGACCGGCACCTACCTGGTGGCCGCGGCAGTGACTGGCGGTCGTGTGAAGGTCAAGGACACCGATCCGACCATCCTCGAAGCCGTACTGGAAAAGCTCCGCGAAGCGGGTGCCGAAATCACCACCGGCGACGACTGGATCGAGCTGAACATGCATGGCAAGCGGCCTAAAGCCGTGAACGTGCGCACCGCTCCGTACCCGGCATTCCCGACCGACATGCAAGCGCAGTTCATCTCGCTCAACGCCATCGCCGAAGGCACTGGCGCGGTGATCGAGACGATCTTCGAAAACCGCTTCATGCACGTCTACGAACTGCACCGCATGGGCGCCAAGATCCAGGTCGAAGGCAACACCGCCATCGTCACCGGCACCGAGAAAGTCAAGGGCGCGCCAGTCATGGCCACCGACCTGCGTGCTTCGGCCAGCCTGGTGATCTCGGCGCTGATCGCCGAGGGCGATACCCTGATCGACCGCATCTACCACATTGACCGTGGTTATGAGTGCATCGAGGAAAAACTGCAGATGCTGGGCGCCAAGATCCGTCGCGTGCCGGGCTAG
- the hisG gene encoding ATP phosphoribosyltransferase, which yields MLTIALSKGRILDDTLPLLAEAGIVPTENPDKSRKLIIPTTQEDVRLLIVRATDVPTYVEHGAADLGVAGKDVLMEYGGQGLYEPLDLKIARCKLMTAGKVGAVEPKGRLRIATKFVNVAKRYYAEQGRQVDIIKLYGSMELAPLIGLADKIIDVVDTGNTLRANGLEPQEFIAEISSRLIVNKASMKMQHARIQALIDTLRNAVESRHRG from the coding sequence ATGTTGACCATCGCACTGTCCAAGGGCCGCATCCTTGACGACACCCTGCCGCTTCTGGCTGAAGCGGGCATCGTGCCGACCGAGAATCCGGACAAGAGCCGCAAGCTGATCATCCCCACGACCCAGGAAGATGTACGCCTGCTGATCGTGCGCGCCACCGATGTGCCGACCTACGTCGAACATGGTGCCGCTGACCTCGGCGTCGCCGGTAAAGATGTGCTGATGGAATACGGTGGCCAAGGCCTGTACGAGCCGCTGGACCTGAAGATTGCCCGTTGCAAGCTGATGACGGCCGGCAAGGTCGGTGCGGTGGAACCCAAGGGGCGCCTGCGGATCGCCACCAAGTTCGTCAACGTCGCCAAGCGCTACTACGCCGAGCAGGGTCGTCAGGTCGACATCATCAAGCTGTATGGCTCGATGGAGCTGGCCCCGCTGATCGGCCTGGCCGACAAGATCATCGACGTCGTCGACACCGGTAACACGCTGCGGGCCAACGGCCTGGAGCCACAGGAATTCATTGCCGAAATCAGCTCCCGGCTGATCGTCAACAAGGCTTCGATGAAAATGCAACACGCCCGGATCCAGGCGTTGATCGACACCCTGCGCAACGCAGTGGAGTCTCGACACCGCGGCTGA
- the hisD gene encoding histidinol dehydrogenase, whose translation MTAPTAIRRLNAADPDFAHHLDHLLSWESVSDDSVNQRVLDIIKAVRERGDAALVDYTRQFDGLDVASMADLILPRERLELALTRITVPQREALEKAAARVRSYHEKQKQDSWTYTEADGTVLGQKVTPLDRAGLYVPGGKASYPSSVLMNAIPAKVAGVAEVVMVVPTPRGEINELVLAAACIAGVDRVFTIGGAQAVAALAYGTESVPQVDKVVGPGNIYVATAKRHVFGQVGIDMIAGPSEILVVCDGKTDPDWIAMDLFSQAEHDEDAQAILVSPDAAFLDQVAASIAKLLPTMDRATIIETSINGRGALIQVRDMEQAIEVANRIAPEHLELSVADPQAWLPQIRHAGAIFMGRHTSEALGDYCAGPNHVLPTSGTARFSSPLGVYDFQKRSSIIFCSQDGASELGKTASVLARGESLSAHARSAEYRILDKDFVPGQGN comes from the coding sequence ATGACCGCACCGACTGCAATTCGCCGACTCAACGCTGCTGACCCGGATTTCGCGCATCATCTGGATCATCTGCTGAGCTGGGAAAGTGTGTCTGACGACTCGGTCAATCAGCGCGTGCTGGACATCATCAAGGCTGTACGCGAGCGTGGCGATGCGGCGCTGGTGGATTACACCCGCCAGTTCGACGGCCTGGACGTAGCGTCCATGGCTGACCTGATCCTGCCGCGCGAGCGCCTGGAACTGGCCCTGACCCGAATCACCGTGCCCCAGCGTGAAGCGCTGGAAAAGGCCGCAGCCCGGGTGCGCAGCTACCACGAAAAGCAAAAGCAGGACTCCTGGACCTACACCGAGGCCGACGGCACCGTCCTCGGCCAGAAGGTCACGCCGCTGGATCGCGCCGGCCTGTACGTGCCGGGCGGCAAGGCGTCGTACCCGTCTTCGGTGTTGATGAACGCGATTCCGGCCAAGGTCGCCGGCGTGGCTGAAGTGGTCATGGTGGTGCCGACCCCGCGCGGTGAAATCAACGAGCTGGTGCTGGCCGCGGCGTGCATCGCCGGGGTTGACCGCGTGTTCACCATCGGTGGTGCCCAGGCGGTTGCCGCGCTGGCCTACGGCACCGAAAGCGTGCCGCAAGTGGACAAGGTGGTCGGCCCTGGCAACATCTACGTAGCCACCGCCAAGCGCCACGTGTTCGGCCAGGTGGGCATCGACATGATCGCCGGCCCCTCGGAAATCCTCGTGGTGTGCGACGGCAAGACCGATCCGGACTGGATCGCCATGGACCTGTTCTCCCAGGCCGAGCACGACGAAGACGCCCAGGCGATCCTGGTCAGCCCGGACGCCGCGTTCCTCGATCAGGTGGCCGCGAGCATCGCCAAGCTGCTGCCGACCATGGACCGCGCCACCATCATCGAAACCTCGATCAATGGCCGCGGTGCCTTGATCCAGGTGCGGGACATGGAGCAGGCCATCGAAGTGGCCAACCGCATCGCGCCGGAGCACCTGGAGTTGTCGGTCGCCGACCCGCAGGCCTGGCTGCCGCAGATCCGCCACGCCGGCGCGATCTTCATGGGCCGTCACACCTCCGAAGCCCTGGGCGATTACTGCGCGGGCCCCAACCACGTATTGCCGACGTCGGGCACCGCGCGCTTTTCCTCGCCGCTGGGCGTGTACGACTTCCAGAAGCGCTCGTCGATCATCTTCTGCTCTCAGGATGGTGCCTCGGAGCTGGGCAAGACCGCTTCGGTGCTGGCCCGTGGCGAATCGCTGAGCGCCCACGCACGCAGCGCCGAATACCGCATTCTCGATAAAGACTTCGTACCAGGTCAGGGGAACTGA
- the hisC gene encoding histidinol-phosphate transaminase, translating to MSKFWSPFVKDLVPYVPGEQPKLAKLVKLNTNENPYGPSPKALAAMQTELNDNLRLYPDPNSDLLKNAVARYYGVNSNQVFLGNGSDEVLAHVFHGLLQHDKPLLFPDISYSFYPVYAGLYGIAFDAVPLDAQFQIDPADYARPNGGIIFPNPNAPTGCLLALDAVEQILKANAESVVVVDEAYIDFGGETAISLVDRYPNLLVTQTLSKSRSLAGLRVGLAVGHPDLIEALERIKNSFNSYPLDRLANVGAAAAFDDREYFDKTCRLVIESREWVTAQLQAKGFEVLPSAANFIFARHPQHDAAGLAAKLREQGVIVRHFKQERIAQFLRISIGTPEQNQALIEGLGDL from the coding sequence ATGAGTAAATTCTGGAGCCCGTTCGTCAAGGACCTGGTGCCTTACGTGCCGGGCGAGCAGCCGAAGCTGGCGAAACTGGTGAAGCTCAACACCAACGAAAACCCGTATGGTCCTTCGCCAAAAGCCCTGGCCGCGATGCAGACCGAACTGAACGACAACCTGCGCCTGTATCCGGACCCCAACAGCGATCTGTTGAAGAACGCCGTCGCTCGCTACTACGGCGTGAACAGCAACCAGGTGTTCCTCGGCAACGGTTCCGATGAAGTGCTGGCGCATGTTTTCCACGGTTTGTTGCAACACGACAAACCGCTGCTGTTCCCGGACATCAGCTACAGCTTCTACCCGGTGTATGCCGGGCTGTACGGCATCGCCTTCGATGCCGTGCCGCTGGACGCACAGTTCCAGATCGACCCGGCGGATTACGCCAGGCCGAACGGCGGGATCATCTTCCCCAACCCGAACGCCCCGACCGGTTGCCTGCTGGCGCTGGACGCGGTCGAGCAGATCCTCAAGGCCAACGCGGAATCGGTGGTGGTGGTCGACGAGGCCTACATCGACTTCGGTGGCGAAACCGCGATCAGCCTGGTGGACCGCTACCCGAACCTGCTGGTGACCCAGACCCTGTCCAAGTCCCGCTCCCTGGCCGGCCTGCGGGTGGGCCTGGCGGTGGGGCATCCGGACCTGATCGAGGCGTTGGAGCGGATCAAGAACAGCTTCAACTCCTACCCGCTGGATCGCCTGGCGAATGTTGGTGCTGCCGCCGCTTTCGACGATCGCGAATACTTCGACAAGACCTGCCGACTGGTCATCGAAAGTCGCGAATGGGTGACGGCGCAGCTACAGGCCAAAGGTTTTGAGGTGCTGCCATCGGCTGCGAACTTCATCTTCGCCCGTCACCCGCAACATGATGCGGCCGGGCTGGCGGCGAAGCTGCGTGAGCAGGGCGTGATCGTCCGTCACTTCAAGCAGGAGCGTATTGCGCAGTTCCTGCGGATCTCCATCGGTACGCCGGAGCAGAATCAGGCGTTGATCGAAGGCCTGGGCGACCTCTAA
- a CDS encoding DUF4198 domain-containing protein, with translation MLPRKSLAVLGLLFATQVSAHGLWTEQRRGNIEVVYGHGAEDNAFKAQKISGAWAYDASGRMIPVTVQRLADHARLQPLKPPAVMAVALNNGMWSQTADKKWINEGRSKVPGAIESTQTFKYSLAIYQPGAKLPKLDQIKLLILPEVDPLTVGPGNPLPVRVLVDGQPAAGVKLIGDYRNAPSTLSSETDKDGRAQVVVRNEGLNVIAAQVEVPVKDSADVSSRGLFSSLTFLGEPHHE, from the coding sequence ATGCTCCCTCGCAAATCCCTGGCCGTGCTCGGTCTGCTGTTCGCCACCCAGGTCTCGGCCCACGGCCTGTGGACCGAACAACGTCGCGGCAACATCGAAGTGGTCTATGGCCACGGCGCCGAAGACAACGCCTTCAAGGCGCAGAAAATCAGCGGCGCCTGGGCCTATGACGCCAGCGGCAGGATGATCCCGGTGACGGTCCAGCGCCTGGCCGATCACGCTCGCCTGCAACCGCTGAAACCTCCGGCCGTGATGGCGGTAGCCCTGAACAACGGCATGTGGTCGCAGACGGCGGACAAAAAATGGATCAACGAAGGGCGCAGTAAGGTACCAGGGGCGATCGAGTCGACGCAGACCTTCAAGTACAGCCTGGCGATTTACCAGCCCGGGGCGAAGTTGCCGAAACTGGATCAGATCAAACTGCTGATTTTGCCGGAAGTCGATCCGCTGACCGTCGGCCCCGGCAATCCGCTACCGGTCCGGGTGCTGGTGGATGGCCAACCGGCCGCCGGGGTGAAGTTGATCGGCGACTATCGCAACGCGCCGAGCACCTTGAGCAGCGAAACCGACAAAGACGGCCGCGCGCAGGTGGTGGTGCGTAACGAAGGGTTGAATGTGATTGCGGCGCAGGTGGAAGTGCCGGTGAAGGACAGCGCCGATGTCAGCAGCCGGGGGCTGTTCAGCTCGCTGACGTTCCTTGGCGAGCCGCATCACGAATAA
- a CDS encoding TonB-dependent siderophore receptor, with amino-acid sequence MSSRKRASLLGLTLGLLAEPAFAEEPPSLELDAIRVTSDYESPTGPVKGYRATRSSSATKTDTAIVDIPQAISVVPAKVLDDLGSTSVERALDFAGGVSKQNDFGGLTLYEYSVRGFTTSEFYKDGFSANRGYPSTPDVANIERIEVLKGPAASLYGRGDPGGTVNIVTKKPQPEAFTTLQTSAGSWDRYRTALDVNTPLDEQGDVLSRVNLAVEDNHSFRDHVGSQRVFVAPSFSWQLNPDTHLLVESEFVRHSSTFDRGIVAPNNRWSGVSRSTFLGEPGDGDIDNHNNMLQAALEHHLNDSWKLRLASHYKEGKLWGNASEQRALNADGHTVNRRYRERDNTWHDSITQLELRGLFDLGSWQHELLIGSEYENYRKDERVTTVAGGAYPIDIYNPVYGQPTPNGARSGTDFFEHIQSHALNLQDQIIFTDKLRGMIGARFEHFDQRIDDHSRAATSRQRHDALTQRTGLLYQLTPQTGVFANASTSFKPNNGLDASGKSFDPEEGVGYEVGIKNQLFDDRLSSTLAFFHIDKENVLALDPGTDTSRAMGKARSRGFDLQVSGQVTDAVRLIGAFAYIDAEVTQGDAVIPTGSRILGVAKRSGSLLGVYEFQDGHLRGSDIGAAFTYVGDRSGEAGSDFELPAYHTVDLLAHYKAGDNVTVGLNLNNVFDEKYFERSYSNYWVNPGEPRNFTVSLTLKL; translated from the coding sequence ATGTCGTCTCGAAAAAGGGCCTCCCTGCTGGGCCTGACCCTTGGATTGCTGGCCGAACCCGCGTTCGCCGAAGAACCGCCAAGCCTGGAACTCGACGCCATCCGCGTCACTTCCGACTACGAATCCCCCACCGGGCCGGTCAAGGGCTATCGCGCCACCCGCTCCTCCAGCGCCACCAAAACCGACACGGCCATCGTCGACATTCCGCAGGCCATCAGCGTGGTGCCGGCCAAAGTGCTCGATGACCTGGGCAGCACCAGCGTCGAACGCGCCCTGGATTTTGCCGGCGGCGTGTCCAAACAAAATGATTTCGGCGGCCTGACGCTCTACGAATACAGCGTGCGCGGCTTCACCACCTCGGAGTTCTACAAGGACGGCTTCAGCGCCAACCGCGGCTACCCGAGCACTCCGGACGTGGCCAACATCGAACGCATCGAAGTGCTCAAGGGCCCGGCTGCCAGTCTCTACGGCCGAGGCGATCCGGGCGGTACGGTGAACATCGTCACCAAGAAACCGCAGCCCGAAGCCTTCACCACCCTGCAAACCAGCGCCGGCAGTTGGGATCGCTACCGCACCGCGCTGGACGTCAACACCCCGCTCGACGAACAAGGCGATGTGCTGTCGCGGGTCAACCTCGCGGTGGAAGACAACCACAGTTTTCGCGATCACGTCGGCAGCCAGCGGGTGTTCGTCGCGCCCTCGTTCAGTTGGCAGTTGAACCCGGACACTCACCTGTTGGTGGAAAGCGAATTCGTCCGCCACAGCTCGACGTTCGATCGCGGCATCGTCGCGCCGAACAACCGCTGGAGCGGCGTCTCGCGTTCGACCTTCCTCGGCGAGCCCGGCGATGGCGACATCGACAACCACAACAACATGCTCCAGGCCGCCCTCGAACATCATCTGAACGACAGTTGGAAGTTGCGCCTGGCCAGCCATTACAAGGAAGGCAAGCTGTGGGGCAACGCCAGCGAGCAGCGTGCGCTGAACGCCGATGGCCACACGGTCAACCGCCGTTACCGCGAACGTGACAACACCTGGCATGACAGCATCACGCAACTGGAACTGCGCGGTCTGTTCGACCTCGGCAGTTGGCAGCACGAACTGCTGATCGGCAGCGAGTACGAGAACTATCGCAAGGATGAGCGCGTCACCACCGTCGCTGGCGGTGCCTACCCTATCGACATCTACAACCCGGTCTACGGCCAGCCCACACCCAACGGCGCGCGCTCGGGAACCGACTTTTTCGAGCACATCCAAAGCCACGCGCTGAACCTGCAGGACCAGATCATCTTCACCGACAAACTGCGCGGGATGATCGGCGCACGCTTCGAGCATTTCGACCAGCGCATCGACGATCACAGCCGTGCGGCCACCAGCCGCCAGCGCCACGATGCCCTGACCCAACGCACCGGCCTGCTCTACCAACTGACCCCGCAGACCGGCGTGTTCGCCAACGCCTCGACCTCTTTCAAACCGAACAACGGACTGGACGCCAGTGGCAAATCCTTCGACCCGGAAGAAGGCGTCGGCTATGAAGTGGGGATCAAGAACCAACTGTTCGACGACCGCCTGAGCAGCACCCTCGCCTTCTTCCACATCGACAAGGAAAACGTCCTCGCCCTCGATCCGGGCACCGACACCAGCCGCGCCATGGGCAAGGCCCGCAGCCGGGGTTTCGACCTGCAAGTCAGCGGGCAAGTGACCGACGCCGTACGCCTCATCGGCGCGTTTGCCTACATCGACGCCGAAGTGACCCAGGGCGATGCGGTGATCCCCACCGGCAGCCGCATCCTCGGCGTGGCCAAACGCAGTGGCAGCCTGCTGGGCGTCTATGAGTTCCAGGACGGCCACCTGCGCGGTTCGGACATTGGCGCTGCGTTCACCTATGTCGGCGACCGCTCGGGTGAAGCCGGTAGCGATTTCGAACTGCCGGCGTATCACACCGTGGACCTGCTGGCCCACTACAAGGCCGGCGACAACGTCACCGTCGGCCTGAACCTGAACAACGTTTTCGACGAGAAATACTTCGAGCGCTCGTACAGCAACTACTGGGTCAACCCCGGCGAGCCGCGCAACTTCACCGTCAGCCTGACCCTCAAACTGTAA